The sequence below is a genomic window from Coffea arabica cultivar ET-39 chromosome 4c, Coffea Arabica ET-39 HiFi, whole genome shotgun sequence.
TATTGAATTTGATTTCAGGAGCACTCAAGTTGGGCTTTTGGTCTTAAGTGATGTGTTAAATTATATAGATACTGACGGCCATAAAATACACATTTTCCACGTTTAAGTTCTTTAGTTGCGTCAGGTAGTCTTAAGTGTTGGACTTTCACAAAAAGAAATGATTCTGCTAGCTTGTTGGTTTATACATAATCCATCCACAATAAAATAGGTAGCAACAATGAAAAGTTGAATAACTTTGCATCAGTTGCACAGGCATTAATTGCATTGCCTGCCGTGGAGTTACAAGTTGAAATTTGAGCTATTTGATTAACTTGGGATGTTAGCATTAGGTTTAGGAAATGTACCATTTGTTATGACGATTGAATGATAAATGCTGCCTTGCATTCCAGTTTCAGGAAAGTGTTTGTATATGTGTAAGTTTAGGAGCAAGCTTTCATGCATCGGTACTTTTGTTTGAGTCTTTTAGTCTTTTCTACGTTCACAGTTGATGTTGTGCAAATAGTGAAAGTTGGAGTGGTCATGGAATTCTCACAGAAGGCAACCTAAAGTTTCCCCTGAAGCAGTTAGAAGCCCAATATGAATGAAAAAAAGTACTAGACTAAGACAAATGGCAAGTTCAATTGAACAGTAGACTAAGATTAACAAAGTTAATAGTGGTCTAAATATACGTTTCACCTGACACTGCTATATAGTTTACATTTTGGGTTTGGGAGTGACAATGATTTGGCTCGCTGGACCTGTCACAGTACCATCTTGTCTTGTATATATCAAGTTTTCTCATACACAAACTCTTACTTATTTTCTACTAGAAATCATTAGTAATAACTACTCCCTCCATCCCATTGATAATCTCATACTTTCCTTCTTGGTTAGTCCTCAAAATTTGTGCCACTTTCCAAATTATGCACAAAGTTTCCCTTTGCAGGCCCACCAACTTTGTTCATGACTGTCGCTAGGTAATGATGTGAACTCTCCTATTAGTGTGTGAATTCCATGAGCTACAGCTGAGCGTTTATGCACCTTTAAGGGATTGCTCACTGACTTGCAAATTTCCTTGGCAACCCAAAATGATTATTCtgtaattttgaaatttaaaaacacTGGCAGTTTAGCCCCAAACACATGTTTCAGATTTTTATATGCCCGGGGAATGAAGGGAAGAAGAGCTGAAGTTTACAAAAGCTTTTCACCATTGATAGATGGAGTAACAAATGGAATTTAGATATTCATTTGATCAGCTAGCTATTGTtatgctttatttcttttcGTGTTGTTTTATCATGTtgaactcaaaatttcaaaacaagaactaattaagaaagaaaatggGTCCTATTCTGTGACCTCAAGACACAGAGTAAAGGGTAGGTTGCAtgtcattttttccaaaaaaaaataagtttttcgtTGGGAAAGCCTATGCAAGCTAGGGGATTGGGGGTAATTTAGTTTTTATAGTGGCCCACCCTCTCTTTTTGGTGTATTATCCTAAGGGCGCAAatagaaaaatggaaagaaattaaAGGAGAAGAATGCATGTGGCTGTATATCCTGTAAAATATTGAGATTGAGTTGCTGGTGAAGCATGAAGAGAAGCGTCATTCTGCGGTTCAAATTGTATTTGCAAGAGCCTGAGATTTGTTTTGTGGTTAAGTACAATGATGTTCCTTTGTCCTAATCATAATGTACTTGCAAGAAGGTTCTATGGTTATTATGCATTACCTGTAATGCTTAAAGCATTGAATGGGTAGAGTGTACTTGCATGTCTATTATGCATTACCTGTAATGCTTAAAGTGCAAGAAGGTTCTATGTCTATTATGCTCTAAAATTCTGGCAATGGGGATTTTGGATGTCATGACTTTAGTACTTTCCTTTGGCTTCTTAACAATTGAACCACCTTTGGGGTTGGAAGGCTAATTTTCAGTTATGGGTTCCAATTTGGGCTGGCTGTAAAAGTTTCAAGCTGTTGAAATGTCTAAGATTGTGTGAAGTGTGAAGTTATAGAAATTAATAGAAGATTGACAAATCTAGTTGACCTGTAATGATCATAGCCAATACTTTATTTTAGAAGCTTGGAGGATGATATAATGAAATATGCGGACTGTATGATAACATTCTGCTTCTTGTTGGAAAGTAAATTTGAGTAGTTTGGTTCCATGCTTGTTTTTCAAgttagtttcttagattttgtAGTGCTTGGTCATACTTACTATGGCCTCACTTTTTCTGTATGATAACAAGCTTATCCTTGAGTTCAATGCCAACCTTCAACTCCACCTGCTGTAATTTAAAGTTTAAATCTGGGATGGTGTAGTGATTGTGCTTCTTGTTGAAAAGTTAACTTTAGTAGTTTGCTTGTTGTAGGCGAAGTTGGTTTCTTAGATTCCTGTACAGTTTGGTCATACTTTTCTACTTTTCCTTCAATAGGCTGGTGAAAAGCGTAAGGAAGAGGAGACGATGGAACTAGAGGGACCTTTAGGCAAGAGTGATGCTGTAAATAAAGAACTAATTTCACTTGAGAGGGAGTTGTCAGGACTTCgcaagtgtggaacaattgacTCGTTTTGTCTTTTTCTGTATGGTCTCGTTCTCAAGGAAAAAGGCAATGAGGGTCTTGCTCGGGTTGTTCTTGTAGAGTCCGTAAACAATTACCCTTGGAACTGGAGTGCTTGGTCTGAGCTGCAGTCACTGTGTACTACAGTTGAAATACTGAATGGTCTTCATCTTGTTAACCATTGGATGAAAGACTTCTTTCTTGCCAACGCGTATCAGGAACTTCGTTTGCATAACGAGTCATTGGCAAAATATGAATATATACAAGGAACTTTCAGTTTCAGCAACTACGTACAGGCTCAAATTGCTAAAGCTCAGTATAGTCTGAGGGAATTTGAACAAGTTGAAGTTATATTTGAGGAACTTCTGAGGAATGACCCGTACAGAGTTGAAGACATGGATATGTATTCCAATGTGCTTTATGCAAAGGAGTGTTTCTCAGCTTTGAGTTACCTTGCACATAGAGTATTTTTGACGGATAAATATAGACCAGAATCTTGTTGTATAATTGGAAACTATTACAGTCTCAAGGGGCAGCATGAGAAGTCAGTTATGTATTTTAGAAGGGCGCTTAAATTAAATAAGAATTATTTATCAGCTTGGACATTAATGGGTCACGAATATGTTGAGATGAAAAACACCCCAGCGGCTGTTGATGCCTATCGGAGGGCTGTAGATATTAATCCGTGTGATTATCGGGCCTGGTATGGTTTGGGCCAGACATATGAGATGATGGGAATGCCCTTTTATGCACTGCATTACTTTAAGAAGTCAGTGTTCTTGCAGCCAAATGATTCTCGGTTGTGGATTGCCATGGCTCAGTGTTACAAATCAGAAGAGCTTCACATGCCTGAGGAGGCAATTAAGTGTTTCAAAAGGGCTGTGAATTGTAATGACCGGGAAGCGATTGCACTTCATCAGCTAGCCAAGTTGCACCGAGAACGTGGTCGTTTTGAAGAGGCAGCATTTTACTACAAGAAGGATTTGGAGAGGATGGAAGCTGAAGAAAGGGAAGGGCCAAACATGGTTGAAGCTCTGTCTTTTTTGGCCAGATATTGCAAAGATCAGAAGAGGTTTGAAGAAGCAGAGGTGTATTGTACCCGTCTTCTAGATTATACTGGCCCGGTAAGTCCTGAGCCTGTTCTCCTTAA
It includes:
- the LOC113740390 gene encoding anaphase-promoting complex subunit 8, translating into MASKETCRQELRTAIRQLSDRCLYSASRWAAEQLVGIEQDPAKYTPSHTRFQRGSSSIRRRFRTDGTGDAASAFNSTPVAGVSFISTPPASEEENDAVESDFYLLAKSYFDCREYRRAAHVLREQTSKKAVFLRCYALYLAGEKRKEEETMELEGPLGKSDAVNKELISLERELSGLRKCGTIDSFCLFLYGLVLKEKGNEGLARVVLVESVNNYPWNWSAWSELQSLCTTVEILNGLHLVNHWMKDFFLANAYQELRLHNESLAKYEYIQGTFSFSNYVQAQIAKAQYSLREFEQVEVIFEELLRNDPYRVEDMDMYSNVLYAKECFSALSYLAHRVFLTDKYRPESCCIIGNYYSLKGQHEKSVMYFRRALKLNKNYLSAWTLMGHEYVEMKNTPAAVDAYRRAVDINPCDYRAWYGLGQTYEMMGMPFYALHYFKKSVFLQPNDSRLWIAMAQCYKSEELHMPEEAIKCFKRAVNCNDREAIALHQLAKLHRERGRFEEAAFYYKKDLERMEAEEREGPNMVEALSFLARYCKDQKRFEEAEVYCTRLLDYTGPEKEEAKSLLRGIRSAKDVELFPP